In the Armatimonadota bacterium genome, TCCAGGGGTTTGCGGCCGCGCCCGGCCACGACCGTCAGGATCAGGCGTTCGACGCGGCTGCGGTCGCGCGGCGCGGGGTAGCCCAGGGCGATCGCCGGCGCGAGCACCCGGTCTGCGGGGATCGCCAGCACGGTTCGGGCCTGGGCGTCGCGGTGGAGCGTCGCCGGGCAGGACGCCACGCCCAGGCTCCAGGCCGCCAGCATCATGTTCTGGGCGGCCCGGCCCGCATCGAAGAGGGCGCGGCGGTCGTCCAGCACGATGACGACCGCCGCGCCAGCGCGAGCCAGGTGGCCGGCGAACCTGCCGCACCGACTCAACCGACGCAGCAGGTCGCGGTCGGTCACGGCGACGAACTCCCATGGCTGTCGGTTGCGCGCGCTGCCCGCGCGGCGGCCGGCGTCCAGGACACGCAGCAGCACGGCCTCCTCCAGCGGCCGGTCGAGGTAGGTGCGCAGATCGCGTTTGCTCGTCACGCAGCGATAAGCGTCCATCTGGCGGGATGATACCATGACCGTGCACCGTGCCGCCCTGGCGCGCGACGAGGAGCTGACGCTGCGCGTCGACCGCCTCGCCTACGGTGGCCGCGGCGTGGCGCGGGTCGACGGGCTGGTGGTGTTCGTCGAGGGCGCCGCGCCGGGCGACGTGGTCCGCGCGCGCGTGCGCAGAGTCCGGCGCACCTTCGCCGAGGCCGCGACGGTCGAGGTGCTCGAGCCGTCGCCCGCGCGCACCGTGCCCCGCTGTCCCCACTTCGGCCCCTGCGGGGGGTGCGCGTGGCAGCACATCGACTACGCGGCTCAGGCGCAGGCCAAAGAGGCCATCGTGCGGGAGAGCCTGACGCACCTGGGCGGGATCGCGACGCCGCCCGTGCGTCCCATCGTGGCGGCGGCCGACCCGTGGTACTACCGCAACAAGATGGAGTTCTCGTTCCACCCGGTGGGCACCCTGGGACTGCACCGGCGCGGCGACTGGAACGCCATCGTCCCCATCGAGACGTGCTACCTGCAGTCGCAGGTGTCGGCGGCGCTGGTGCGGGCGGTGCGCGCCTTTGCCCAGGAGGCCGGGGTGCCGCCCTACGATCCGCGCACCCACCGCGGGCTGCTGCGCGCGCTCGTGGTGCGGGAAGGACGCGGTACGGGCGACCGGCTGGTGGGCCTGCTCACCGCCCCAGGGCCCTTCCCGCAGGCCACGGCCTTCGCGCGGGTGGTGCGCCAGGTCGCACCGGACGTCACCGGCATCGTCCGCGGGGTGGTGCCCGGGGTGGCAGACGGGGCGCCGGTGGAGGCCGTCGAGCCGATCGACGGCCGACCCTTCCTGGAGGAGGTCCTGGCCGGCCTGCGCTTCCGGATCGGGCTGGAGACGTTCTTCCAGACTAACACCGCGCAGGCGGCCCGCATGGTCGAGTACGTCGTCGCCCGCGCGGCGCCGCGGCCGGGGCACCGGGTCTTCGACCTCTACTGCGGCGTGGGCACGTTCGCGCTGGCGCTGGCACGGGCGGGCGCGACGGTCGCCGGGGTGGAGGCCGTGCCCGCGGCCGTCGAGGCCGCGCGGGCCAACGCCGCGCTGAACGGGCTGGCAGGGCTTGACGTCCGTACGGGCGACGTGCGGCTGGTGCTGCCCGACCTCACCGCGGCCTACGGCCCGCCCGACGTCGTGGTCCTCGACCCGCCGCGCTCGGGGGCCGGCGGCAAGGTGATGCGCAAGATCGGGCGCACCCGCGCCCGGCGGGTCATCTACGTCTCGTGCAACCCCACGACGCTGGCGCCCGACCTTCGGGAATTGCTCCCCTTCGGCTACCGGTTGATCGAAGTGCAGCCGTTCGACCTGTTCCCGCACACGTATCACGTCGAGGCCATCGCGGTCCTCGACAGGCACGAAGGAGGGTAGCGTGAGCGTCGTCGATCTGATCAAGCGCCGTCGCAGCATTCCCAAGATGCGTCCCGACCCGGTGCCGCGCGACGTGCTGGAGCGCATGCTGGACGCCGCCGTCTGGGCGCCCAACCACCGGCTCACCGAGCCGTGGCGGTTCTACGTGCTCCAGGGCGACGGCAAGCGGCGCTTCGCGGAGATCCGGCGCGCCGTGCGCGCGGCGGCGCTGCCCGACCCCGAGGCGCCCGAGGCGCAGAAGGCCCTCGAGCGCGTCTATCAGGACACCCTGGCCACGCCGGCCGTGATCGTCGTCACGGCCCACCAGGCACCCGACGAGGAGACGCGCCGTGAGGACGAGTACGCGACGTTCATGGCCATCCAGAACATGTTGCTGGTGGCCGCCGAGGCCGGTGTCGGCACCTACATGCGCACCGGCGCGGCACTGATGGACCACCCCGACCTGCGGGCGCTGCTCCAGCTCGAGGACGACCGGCGGGTGGTGGCAGTGGTCTACGTGGGCTACCCGCAGGAGGTCCCCCAGAAGCGGCGGACCCCGGCGATGGAGCGCACGGTGTGGCTGTAGGGCTCGCCGGCGCCCGCGC is a window encoding:
- a CDS encoding nitroreductase family protein — protein: MTSKRDLRTYLDRPLEEAVLLRVLDAGRRAGSARNRQPWEFVAVTDRDLLRRLSRCGRFAGHLARAGAAVVIVLDDRRALFDAGRAAQNMMLAAWSLGVASCPATLHRDAQARTVLAIPADRVLAPAIALGYPAPRDRSRVERLILTVVAGRGRKPLEALVHWNRFGVRRPTPAVRRGAGRQPPTPDVPS
- a CDS encoding nitroreductase, producing the protein MSVVDLIKRRRSIPKMRPDPVPRDVLERMLDAAVWAPNHRLTEPWRFYVLQGDGKRRFAEIRRAVRAAALPDPEAPEAQKALERVYQDTLATPAVIVVTAHQAPDEETRREDEYATFMAIQNMLLVAAEAGVGTYMRTGAALMDHPDLRALLQLEDDRRVVAVVYVGYPQEVPQKRRTPAMERTVWL
- the rlmD gene encoding 23S rRNA (uracil(1939)-C(5))-methyltransferase RlmD; the protein is MTVHRAALARDEELTLRVDRLAYGGRGVARVDGLVVFVEGAAPGDVVRARVRRVRRTFAEAATVEVLEPSPARTVPRCPHFGPCGGCAWQHIDYAAQAQAKEAIVRESLTHLGGIATPPVRPIVAAADPWYYRNKMEFSFHPVGTLGLHRRGDWNAIVPIETCYLQSQVSAALVRAVRAFAQEAGVPPYDPRTHRGLLRALVVREGRGTGDRLVGLLTAPGPFPQATAFARVVRQVAPDVTGIVRGVVPGVADGAPVEAVEPIDGRPFLEEVLAGLRFRIGLETFFQTNTAQAARMVEYVVARAAPRPGHRVFDLYCGVGTFALALARAGATVAGVEAVPAAVEAARANAALNGLAGLDVRTGDVRLVLPDLTAAYGPPDVVVLDPPRSGAGGKVMRKIGRTRARRVIYVSCNPTTLAPDLRELLPFGYRLIEVQPFDLFPHTYHVEAIAVLDRHEGG